A genomic stretch from Setaria viridis chromosome 1, Setaria_viridis_v4.0, whole genome shotgun sequence includes:
- the LOC117857121 gene encoding ribonuclease J isoform X1, whose protein sequence is MVALASLSSLCPCGVARRRAASASASASASTSTSVSISCCAVAIPSSGKGPQESRTPRKKLRRTEGATKSLEDSVKRKLEQFYEGVDGPPLRVLPIGGLGEIGMNCMLVGNYDRYILIDAGVMFPDYDEFGVQKIIPDTTFIKKWSHKIEAVIITHGHEDHIGALPWVIPALDSSTPIFASSFTMELIKKRLKEFGIFLSSRLKVLRIKKRFQAGPFEVEPIRVTHSVPDCCGLVLRCGDGIIFHTGDWKIDESPVDGKIFDREALEELSKEGVTLMMSDSTNVLSPGRSISESVVAGSLLRHISEAKGRVITTQFASNIHRIGSVKAAADLTGRKMVFVGMSLRTYLEAAFKDGKAPLDPSTLVKVEDMDAYAPKDLLVVTTGSQGEPRAALNLASYGGSHALKLSKEDVLLYSAKVIPGNETRVMKMMNRLTDLGPKIIMGKDSGLHTSGHAYRDELEEVLRIVKPQHFLPVHGELLFLKEHELLGRSTGIRHTTVIKNGEMLGVSHLRNRRVLSSGFVSLGKEDFQLMYSDGDKAFGTSTDLCIDERLRIASDGIIFVSMEIIRPQKEHASTQSGLKGKFKITTRCLWLDNGRLLDALYKAAHAALSSCPVNCPLSHMERMVAEILRKMVRKYSGKRPDVIAVATENTTAGFSEHLEAKSSGNFGPSSATSHLSRSPARSLEGSYKTHPDNPDVEAEETLPEAVSTTPDDATTSSNGEAFFSSDLHQPKTLEHFWESFKSPTAVKIARIVNGGNKQNLGKISILGKDPTQSAPAPVKSSKKNKWKPEEIKSLIQMRGEMNEKFQSVKGRMVLWEEISGSLMNQGISRTPAQCKSLWTSLVQKYEESKKDEESMKTWPYFSDIDRILSCEGEMATK, encoded by the exons atggtggCGCTCGCCTCCCTCTCGTCTCTCTGCCCCTGCGGCGTCgctcgtcgccgcgccgcctccgcctccgcctccgcgtctgcctccacctccacctccgtcTCCATCTCGTGCTGCGCGGTCGCGATCCCGTCCTCCGGGAAAG GGCCTCAGGAATCTAGAACACCGCGGAAAAAGTTGAGAAGAACCGAGGGAGCCACTAAAAGCTTGGAAGATTCAGTCAAGCGAAAGCTGGAGCAGTTCTATGAAGGGGTGGATGGCCCCCCTCTCCGAGTTCTCCCGATTGGTGGTCTTGGGGAAATCGGCATGAATTGCATGCTTGTGGGGAACTATGACCGATATATCTTGATTGATGCAGGGGTTATGTTCCCAGA TTATGATGAGTTTGGTGTGCAAAAGATTATCCCAGACACCACATTCATCAAGAAATGGAGCCATAAAATTGAAGCAGTGATCATAACACATGGCCATGAAGATCACATCGGTGCGTTGCCTTGG GTCATCCCAGCACTGGATTCAAGCACACCGATTTTTGCATCATCTTTCACCATGGAG CTAATAAAGAAGCGTTTGAAGGAGTTTGGGATATTCCTCTCATCGCGGCTTAAGGTCTTAAGAATTAAAAAGAGATTTCAGGCTGGACCTTTTGAAGTTGAACCCATTCGTGTAACTCATTCAGTTCCTGACTGCTGTGGCTTAGTGCTTCGATGTGGTGATGGCATAATTTTCCATACTGGTGACTGGAAA ATTGATGAATCACCAGTGGATGGAAAGATATTTGACCGAGAAGCATTGGAGGAGCTATCCAAAGAAGGTGTTACTCTT ATGATGAGCGATTCAACAAATGTACTGTCCCCTGGAAGATCAATCAGCGAATCTGTTGTTGCTGGTTCATTGTTGCGACATATTTCAGAAGCAAAAGGAAGAGTAATTACGACACAATTCGCTTCAAACATACATCGAATTGGGAGCGTCAAAGCTGCTGCAGATTTAACAGGCCGAAAGATG GTGTTTGTTGGAATGTCACTCAGGACATACCTTGAAGCTGCATTCAAGGATGGAAAGGCACCACTGGATCCATCAACCTTG GTCAAGGTAGAGGACATGGATGCATATGCCCCTAAAGATCTTCTAGTCGTCACTACAGGTTCACAA GGAGAGCCACGTGCAGCTCTAAATCTTGCATCGTATGGGGGAAGTCATGCTCTTAAATTATCCAAAGAGGACGTCCTCCTTTATTCGGCTAAG GTTATTCCTGGAAATGAAACGAGggtgatgaagatgatgaatcGCCTCACTGATCTTGGCCCAAAAATTATCATGGGTAAAGATTCTGGCCTCCATACCTCTGGGCATGCCTACCGCGATGAGCTG GAGGAAGTTCTTCGGATTGTTAAACCACAACATTTCTTGCCTGTTCATGGAGAACTCCTGTTTCTCAAAGAACATGAATTACTTGGAAGATCAACTGGCATAAGGCACACAACT GTAATTAAAAACGGAGAGATGCTTGGTGTGTCACATCTAAGAAACAGAAGAGTTCTGTCCAGTGGGTTTGTTTCATTAGGAAAGGAGGATTTTCAG CTCATGTATAGCGATGGTGATAAGGCTTTTGGTACATCCACTGATCTCTGCATTGATGAGAGATTAAGAATCGCATCTGATGGCATTATTTTTGTTAG TATGGAGATCATCCGACCTCAGAAGGAACATGCTTCAACGCAGTCAGGTTTGAAAGGGAAATTTAAAATTACAACAAGATGTCTATGGCTTGATAATGGAAGATTATTGGACGCACTCTACAAAGCAGCGCATGCTGCATTATCCAGCTGTCCTGTGAATTGTCCACTTAGTCACATGGAGAGGATGGTAGCAGAAATCTTGAGGAAAATGGTAAGGAAGTACAGTGGGAAGAGGCCTGATGTCATTGCGGTTGCTACGGAGAACACCACTGCAGGTTTCTCAGAACACCTTGAAGCTAAATCATCTGGGAACTTTGGACCTTCATCAGCTACTAGCCATCTGAGCAGGAGTCCAGCTAGGAGTCTTGAAGGCAGTTATAAAACACATCCAGATAACCCAGACGTTGAGGCTGAAG AGACCCTTCCTGAGGCTGTGAGCACAACACCTGATGATGCAACCACAAGCTCCAATGGTGAAGCATTCTTCTCTTCAGATTTGCATCAGCCTAAAACACTGGAGCACTTTTGGGAGTCATTCAAATCCCCTACTGCTGTAAAAATTGCAAGAATCGTTAACGGAGGGAACAAACAGAATCTTGGCAAGATCAGCATATTGGGTAAGGACCCCACCCAGTCAGCTCCTGCTCCAGTCAAGTCTTCAAAAAAGAACAAGTGGAAACCTGAGGAAATTAAGAGCTTAATACAGATGCGGGGCGAAATGAATGAGAAATTTCAGAGTGTCAAAGGAAGAATGGTTCTGTGGGAGGAGATTTCTGGGAGCTTGATGAACCAGGGAATAAGTCGTACGCCGGCACAGTGCAAATCTCTGTGGACATCGTTGGTTCAGAAATATGAG GAGAGCAAGAAGGATGAGGAGAGCATGAAGACATGGCCGTATTTCTCAGACATAGATAGGATTCTATCGTGTGAAGGGGAAATGGCAACCAAATGA
- the LOC117857121 gene encoding ribonuclease J isoform X2 — protein sequence MAMKITSVIPALDSSTPIFASSFTMELIKKRLKEFGIFLSSRLKVLRIKKRFQAGPFEVEPIRVTHSVPDCCGLVLRCGDGIIFHTGDWKIDESPVDGKIFDREALEELSKEGVTLMMSDSTNVLSPGRSISESVVAGSLLRHISEAKGRVITTQFASNIHRIGSVKAAADLTGRKMVFVGMSLRTYLEAAFKDGKAPLDPSTLVKVEDMDAYAPKDLLVVTTGSQGEPRAALNLASYGGSHALKLSKEDVLLYSAKVIPGNETRVMKMMNRLTDLGPKIIMGKDSGLHTSGHAYRDELEEVLRIVKPQHFLPVHGELLFLKEHELLGRSTGIRHTTVIKNGEMLGVSHLRNRRVLSSGFVSLGKEDFQLMYSDGDKAFGTSTDLCIDERLRIASDGIIFVSMEIIRPQKEHASTQSGLKGKFKITTRCLWLDNGRLLDALYKAAHAALSSCPVNCPLSHMERMVAEILRKMVRKYSGKRPDVIAVATENTTAGFSEHLEAKSSGNFGPSSATSHLSRSPARSLEGSYKTHPDNPDVEAEETLPEAVSTTPDDATTSSNGEAFFSSDLHQPKTLEHFWESFKSPTAVKIARIVNGGNKQNLGKISILGKDPTQSAPAPVKSSKKNKWKPEEIKSLIQMRGEMNEKFQSVKGRMVLWEEISGSLMNQGISRTPAQCKSLWTSLVQKYEESKKDEESMKTWPYFSDIDRILSCEGEMATK from the exons ATGGCCATGAAGATCACATCG GTCATCCCAGCACTGGATTCAAGCACACCGATTTTTGCATCATCTTTCACCATGGAG CTAATAAAGAAGCGTTTGAAGGAGTTTGGGATATTCCTCTCATCGCGGCTTAAGGTCTTAAGAATTAAAAAGAGATTTCAGGCTGGACCTTTTGAAGTTGAACCCATTCGTGTAACTCATTCAGTTCCTGACTGCTGTGGCTTAGTGCTTCGATGTGGTGATGGCATAATTTTCCATACTGGTGACTGGAAA ATTGATGAATCACCAGTGGATGGAAAGATATTTGACCGAGAAGCATTGGAGGAGCTATCCAAAGAAGGTGTTACTCTT ATGATGAGCGATTCAACAAATGTACTGTCCCCTGGAAGATCAATCAGCGAATCTGTTGTTGCTGGTTCATTGTTGCGACATATTTCAGAAGCAAAAGGAAGAGTAATTACGACACAATTCGCTTCAAACATACATCGAATTGGGAGCGTCAAAGCTGCTGCAGATTTAACAGGCCGAAAGATG GTGTTTGTTGGAATGTCACTCAGGACATACCTTGAAGCTGCATTCAAGGATGGAAAGGCACCACTGGATCCATCAACCTTG GTCAAGGTAGAGGACATGGATGCATATGCCCCTAAAGATCTTCTAGTCGTCACTACAGGTTCACAA GGAGAGCCACGTGCAGCTCTAAATCTTGCATCGTATGGGGGAAGTCATGCTCTTAAATTATCCAAAGAGGACGTCCTCCTTTATTCGGCTAAG GTTATTCCTGGAAATGAAACGAGggtgatgaagatgatgaatcGCCTCACTGATCTTGGCCCAAAAATTATCATGGGTAAAGATTCTGGCCTCCATACCTCTGGGCATGCCTACCGCGATGAGCTG GAGGAAGTTCTTCGGATTGTTAAACCACAACATTTCTTGCCTGTTCATGGAGAACTCCTGTTTCTCAAAGAACATGAATTACTTGGAAGATCAACTGGCATAAGGCACACAACT GTAATTAAAAACGGAGAGATGCTTGGTGTGTCACATCTAAGAAACAGAAGAGTTCTGTCCAGTGGGTTTGTTTCATTAGGAAAGGAGGATTTTCAG CTCATGTATAGCGATGGTGATAAGGCTTTTGGTACATCCACTGATCTCTGCATTGATGAGAGATTAAGAATCGCATCTGATGGCATTATTTTTGTTAG TATGGAGATCATCCGACCTCAGAAGGAACATGCTTCAACGCAGTCAGGTTTGAAAGGGAAATTTAAAATTACAACAAGATGTCTATGGCTTGATAATGGAAGATTATTGGACGCACTCTACAAAGCAGCGCATGCTGCATTATCCAGCTGTCCTGTGAATTGTCCACTTAGTCACATGGAGAGGATGGTAGCAGAAATCTTGAGGAAAATGGTAAGGAAGTACAGTGGGAAGAGGCCTGATGTCATTGCGGTTGCTACGGAGAACACCACTGCAGGTTTCTCAGAACACCTTGAAGCTAAATCATCTGGGAACTTTGGACCTTCATCAGCTACTAGCCATCTGAGCAGGAGTCCAGCTAGGAGTCTTGAAGGCAGTTATAAAACACATCCAGATAACCCAGACGTTGAGGCTGAAG AGACCCTTCCTGAGGCTGTGAGCACAACACCTGATGATGCAACCACAAGCTCCAATGGTGAAGCATTCTTCTCTTCAGATTTGCATCAGCCTAAAACACTGGAGCACTTTTGGGAGTCATTCAAATCCCCTACTGCTGTAAAAATTGCAAGAATCGTTAACGGAGGGAACAAACAGAATCTTGGCAAGATCAGCATATTGGGTAAGGACCCCACCCAGTCAGCTCCTGCTCCAGTCAAGTCTTCAAAAAAGAACAAGTGGAAACCTGAGGAAATTAAGAGCTTAATACAGATGCGGGGCGAAATGAATGAGAAATTTCAGAGTGTCAAAGGAAGAATGGTTCTGTGGGAGGAGATTTCTGGGAGCTTGATGAACCAGGGAATAAGTCGTACGCCGGCACAGTGCAAATCTCTGTGGACATCGTTGGTTCAGAAATATGAG GAGAGCAAGAAGGATGAGGAGAGCATGAAGACATGGCCGTATTTCTCAGACATAGATAGGATTCTATCGTGTGAAGGGGAAATGGCAACCAAATGA